A genome region from Bacteroides stercoris ATCC 43183 includes the following:
- a CDS encoding M16 family metallopeptidase, producing the protein MNIGSGMLLDRTIQPKVRDIEHLAVQMPQRCTMPNGVSLNVLDSGDNEVVRIDLLMEGGRWQQSQPLQALFTNRMLREGTLRYSAGEIAEKLDYYGAWLELSSASEYAYVTLYSLNKYLPQTLEILESIVKKPVFPEKELGVIIENNIQQFMVNSSKVDFLAHRALMKAVYGEVHPCGRLVQKEDYGRINPAVLKEFYDRHYHSRNCTIYVSGKVGDDCVRRIEDMFGKDVFGKDFRKPERREFIPVSSMDKRIFVEHADAMQSAVRMGMLSLERHHPDYLKTRVMVTLFGGYFGSRLMSNIREEKGYTYGISAGIVSCPGPEMLVINTETANEFVEPLIREVYHEIDCLQNDLVPEEELAMVKNYMLGEMCRSYESAFSLADAWMFVQVSGFGDTHFEDALNAVRDITPEDIRELAGKHLCKEKLKEVISGKKMS; encoded by the coding sequence ATGAATATCGGTTCGGGGATGCTTTTGGACAGGACCATCCAGCCTAAGGTGAGGGACATTGAGCACTTGGCCGTACAGATGCCCCAACGGTGCACTATGCCCAATGGTGTGTCTTTGAATGTGCTTGACTCTGGCGATAATGAAGTTGTGCGCATAGACCTGCTGATGGAAGGCGGGCGTTGGCAACAGTCGCAACCGTTACAGGCTTTGTTTACGAACCGTATGCTGCGCGAAGGGACGCTTCGGTACAGTGCGGGGGAAATAGCGGAGAAGTTGGACTATTACGGTGCCTGGCTGGAGTTGTCCAGTGCATCGGAATATGCGTATGTTACTCTTTATTCGCTGAACAAATATTTGCCGCAGACATTGGAAATACTGGAATCCATCGTAAAAAAGCCTGTGTTTCCGGAGAAGGAGCTGGGTGTTATAATAGAAAATAATATCCAGCAGTTCATGGTCAACTCGTCCAAAGTGGATTTTCTGGCGCATCGGGCGCTGATGAAAGCTGTATATGGTGAGGTGCATCCTTGCGGACGGCTGGTGCAGAAAGAGGATTATGGCAGGATAAATCCTGCTGTACTCAAAGAGTTTTACGACCGGCATTATCATTCCCGGAACTGTACGATTTACGTTTCCGGAAAGGTGGGCGATGATTGTGTACGGCGGATAGAAGATATGTTTGGTAAGGACGTGTTCGGCAAAGACTTCCGCAAACCGGAAAGGCGGGAGTTTATTCCGGTTTCTTCCATGGATAAACGGATTTTTGTAGAACATGCGGATGCCATGCAGAGTGCGGTTCGCATGGGGATGCTTTCTTTGGAACGCCATCATCCCGATTATTTGAAGACCAGAGTGATGGTAACGCTGTTTGGCGGATATTTCGGAAGCCGTCTGATGTCCAATATCCGTGAAGAAAAGGGATATACCTATGGCATTTCTGCAGGCATCGTTTCTTGTCCGGGACCGGAAATGCTGGTTATCAATACGGAAACGGCAAACGAGTTTGTGGAGCCTCTTATTCGGGAAGTTTACCATGAAATAGATTGCCTGCAGAATGATCTGGTGCCGGAAGAAGAATTGGCAATGGTAAAGAATTATATGCTGGGCGAAATGTGCCGCAGTTATGAATCGGCATTCTCACTGGCAGATGCGTGGATGTTCGTTCAGGTTTCGGGTTTTGGCGATACACACTTTGAAGATGCTCTGAACGCAGTCAGAGATATTACTCCTGAAGATATACGTGAACTTGCCGGAAAGCATTTGTGCAAAGAGAAATTAAAAGAAGTCATATCCGGCAAAAAAATGTCATAA
- the kdsB gene encoding 3-deoxy-manno-octulosonate cytidylyltransferase — protein MKFLGIIPARYASTRFPAKPLALLGGKTVIQRVYEQVAGVLDDAYVATDDERIEAAVKAFGGKVVMTSVHHKSGTDRCYEACTKVGEGFDVVVNIQGDEPFIQPPQLETVKACFDDPSTQIATLVKPFTADNGFEALENVNSPKVVLNKNMNALYFSRSIIPYQRNAEKWEWLKNHTYYKHIGLYAYRVEVLKEITSLPQSSLELAESLEQLRWLENGYTIKAGITEVETIGIDTPQDLEHAERFLQARNAQ, from the coding sequence ATGAAATTCCTGGGAATAATTCCTGCCCGTTACGCATCTACGCGTTTCCCTGCCAAACCTTTGGCTTTGTTGGGTGGAAAGACCGTTATTCAACGGGTATATGAACAAGTGGCCGGTGTTTTGGATGATGCTTATGTAGCTACCGACGACGAGCGCATTGAAGCTGCCGTAAAAGCATTCGGCGGAAAAGTTGTAATGACGTCCGTGCATCATAAAAGCGGTACAGACCGTTGTTATGAGGCTTGTACCAAAGTAGGGGAAGGCTTTGATGTGGTGGTAAACATTCAGGGCGATGAACCTTTTATACAGCCGCCTCAACTGGAGACCGTAAAGGCCTGTTTTGACGATCCGTCCACACAGATTGCCACTTTAGTAAAACCCTTTACTGCAGATAACGGTTTTGAGGCACTGGAGAACGTAAACTCTCCCAAAGTAGTGCTCAACAAGAACATGAATGCTCTTTATTTCAGCCGTTCTATCATTCCGTACCAACGTAATGCGGAGAAGTGGGAGTGGCTGAAAAACCATACATATTACAAGCATATCGGATTATATGCCTATCGGGTGGAAGTGTTGAAAGAGATAACCTCGCTTCCGCAGTCTTCTCTTGAACTGGCGGAGTCGCTGGAGCAGTTGCGCTGGCTGGAAAACGGTTATACCATTAAAGCCGGTATTACCGAAGTGGAGACAATCGGTATTGATACACCGCAGGATTTGGAACATGCGGAACGTTTCCTGCAAGCACGAAACGCTCAATGA
- a CDS encoding 2-amino-4-hydroxy-6-hydroxymethyldihydropteridine diphosphokinase, whose amino-acid sequence MVYTICIGSNVNRKENLALARKRLSELFPNIRFSAEADTEPLFFRRQALFANQVARFTSDSDADEVILHLKDIEREAGRTPEEKKQEIVRLDIDLLSCDSRVYKPEDLKRDYIIRGLKELSDGKSESTNAIETFLYNNVVI is encoded by the coding sequence ATGGTGTACACAATCTGCATCGGCAGTAACGTGAACAGGAAAGAGAATCTGGCGTTGGCACGCAAGAGGCTGTCCGAACTTTTTCCGAATATCCGTTTTTCTGCAGAAGCGGACACAGAGCCGTTGTTTTTCCGGCGGCAGGCGTTGTTTGCCAATCAGGTGGCGCGCTTCACGTCCGATTCTGATGCGGATGAAGTCATACTCCATTTGAAGGATATAGAACGGGAAGCCGGAAGGACTCCCGAAGAAAAGAAACAGGAGATTGTACGTCTTGATATAGACTTGCTGTCTTGTGACAGCAGGGTGTATAAACCCGAAGATTTAAAGCGGGACTATATCATCCGCGGACTGAAAGAATTGAGTGATGGAAAGTCTGAGTCGACAAATGCCATTGAAACATTTCTTTATAATAATGTGGTAATTTAA
- a CDS encoding transglycosylase domain-containing protein, with the protein MIKKVVKVLWIFIALITLTCVVIFFSIAKGWIGYMPPVEDLENPNYKFATEIFSEDGKVLGTYSYSKENRVFVGYNDLSPHIINALIATEDVRFAEHSGIDAIALFRAVVKRGILMQKNAGGGSTISQQLSKQLYSPSADNIVERLFQKPIEWVIAVKLERYYTKEEILTMYLNKFDFLNNAVGIKTAAYTYFGCEPKDLKIEEAATLVGMCKNPSLYNPVRYNERSRGRRNVVLDQMRKAGYITVEERDSLQALPLKLSYHRVDHNEGLATYFREYLRGVLNAKKPDKSDYRGWQMQKYYEDSLDWETNPLFGWREKNTKKDGSKYNLYTDGLKIYTTIDSRMQKYAEDAVTEHLKELQGYFFKEKKGAKKAPYTFRLTQEQVDEILDRAMRLSDRYRIMKRTGASEAEIRKAFDTPEQMSVFSWSGEKDTVMTPMDSIRYYKFFLRAGFMSMDPRNGHVKAYVGGPNHHYFKYDMAMVGRRQIGSTMKPYVYSLAMENGFSPCDQARHVEYTLIDENGKPWTPRNANKKRYGDMVTVKWGLANSDNWITAYLMSKLNPYELKRLVHSFGVRNREIVPSVSLCLGPCEVSVGEMVSAYTAFPNKGIRVAPLFVTRIEDNDGNVLATFSPEMQEVISASSAYKMLVMLRAVVNEGTGGRVRRLGVKADMGGKTGTTNYNADGWFMGFTPSLVSGCWVGGEDRDIHFDTMLHGQGASMALPIWAKYMVKVLGDKSLGYDENETFQLPEGFDPCKDSGYEDADAEPASEMGLDDLFN; encoded by the coding sequence ATGATAAAGAAAGTCGTAAAAGTCCTTTGGATTTTCATCGCGCTGATAACATTGACATGCGTTGTTATTTTCTTCTCGATAGCAAAAGGTTGGATTGGCTATATGCCCCCTGTGGAAGATTTGGAAAATCCCAATTATAAATTTGCAACGGAAATATTCTCGGAAGACGGGAAAGTTCTGGGAACTTATTCTTATAGCAAGGAGAATCGCGTGTTTGTGGGATACAATGATTTGTCGCCCCATATTATCAATGCGCTGATTGCAACGGAAGACGTGCGCTTTGCCGAACATTCGGGGATTGATGCCATCGCGCTGTTCCGTGCCGTGGTGAAACGTGGTATTCTGATGCAGAAGAATGCGGGCGGCGGCAGTACAATCAGCCAGCAGCTTTCCAAGCAGCTTTATTCGCCAAGCGCCGACAACATAGTGGAACGTCTGTTCCAAAAGCCCATCGAGTGGGTTATAGCCGTAAAACTGGAACGCTATTATACCAAAGAGGAAATTCTTACGATGTATCTCAATAAGTTCGACTTCCTGAATAATGCGGTGGGTATAAAGACTGCCGCCTATACCTATTTCGGTTGCGAACCGAAGGATTTGAAAATTGAGGAAGCCGCCACACTGGTGGGTATGTGCAAGAATCCTTCCCTTTATAATCCGGTACGTTATAACGAACGTTCGCGCGGACGCCGCAATGTGGTGCTCGACCAGATGCGCAAGGCCGGATATATCACCGTTGAGGAACGGGATTCGTTGCAGGCATTGCCATTGAAGCTGTCCTATCATCGCGTAGACCATAACGAAGGTCTTGCAACGTATTTCCGTGAATACCTGCGTGGTGTGCTGAATGCCAAGAAGCCCGATAAATCGGACTATCGCGGCTGGCAGATGCAGAAGTATTACGAGGATTCGCTCGACTGGGAAACAAACCCTCTGTTCGGCTGGCGCGAAAAGAATACGAAGAAGGACGGAAGCAAATATAATCTTTATACGGACGGGTTGAAAATCTATACTACAATAGACTCCCGCATGCAGAAATATGCAGAGGATGCCGTGACCGAGCATCTGAAAGAATTGCAGGGCTACTTCTTCAAAGAGAAGAAAGGTGCGAAGAAAGCGCCTTATACTTTCCGTTTGACGCAAGAACAGGTAGACGAAATTCTGGACCGTGCCATGAGACTGTCCGACCGCTACCGCATCATGAAGAGAACCGGAGCTTCCGAAGCGGAAATCAGGAAAGCGTTCGATACGCCCGAACAAATGTCTGTATTCAGTTGGAGCGGTGAGAAAGATACTGTAATGACTCCGATGGATTCCATACGTTATTATAAGTTCTTCCTGCGTGCCGGCTTCATGTCGATGGATCCGCGTAACGGTCATGTAAAAGCGTATGTAGGCGGCCCGAACCATCACTACTTTAAATATGACATGGCAATGGTGGGACGTCGCCAAATCGGTTCTACCATGAAACCGTATGTGTATTCGCTGGCTATGGAGAACGGTTTTTCTCCTTGCGACCAGGCTCGTCATGTGGAATATACATTGATAGACGAAAACGGAAAACCCTGGACACCGCGCAATGCCAATAAAAAACGTTATGGTGACATGGTGACGGTGAAGTGGGGATTGGCCAATTCGGACAACTGGATCACAGCATACCTGATGAGCAAACTGAACCCGTATGAGTTGAAGCGGTTGGTGCACAGCTTCGGTGTGCGCAACCGTGAGATTGTGCCTTCGGTGTCTCTCTGTCTCGGTCCTTGCGAAGTCTCCGTAGGAGAGATGGTAAGCGCCTATACCGCATTCCCGAACAAGGGTATTCGTGTTGCGCCGCTGTTTGTAACCCGTATTGAGGATAACGACGGTAATGTGCTGGCTACATTCTCGCCGGAAATGCAGGAAGTAATCAGCGCATCCAGTGCCTATAAGATGCTGGTAATGCTGCGTGCAGTTGTCAATGAAGGTACGGGCGGACGTGTCCGCCGTTTGGGTGTAAAAGCCGATATGGGTGGCAAGACTGGTACGACCAACTATAATGCCGACGGCTGGTTCATGGGCTTTACGCCTTCGCTGGTGTCCGGCTGCTGGGTGGGCGGTGAAGACCGTGATATTCACTTCGATACGATGTTGCACGGACAAGGCGCTTCCATGGCATTGCCTATCTGGGCGAAGTATATGGTAAAAGTGCTTGGCGACAAGTCTTTGGGGTATGATGAAAACGAAACGTTCCAGCTGCCTGAAGGTTTTGACCCCTGCAAGGACAGCGGATATGAGGATGCGGATGCGGAACCGGCATCGGAAATGGGACTGGACGATTTGTTTAATTAA
- a CDS encoding tyrosine-protein phosphatase: MGMFFLRHKTKLADIGFFRDFVDSHSHILPGVDDGIRTIEESLTVLAYFESLEVKKVRLTPHVMNGVEHWEDVLQAFDTLCKRYTGETVLELGAEYMLDSGFRERLEKGLQPLCGDCVLVETSYFSPPNNLDELLYDVSLAGYTPVIAHPERYLYMRYGDYCELKDKGYLLQLNLLSLSGYYGKQVMKNAETLLEKGMYDMVGTDLHNLETFGKWIGNVRLTDKLAREIMSLR; encoded by the coding sequence ATGGGTATGTTTTTCTTACGACATAAAACAAAGTTGGCGGATATCGGTTTCTTCAGGGATTTTGTGGATAGTCACAGCCATATCCTTCCGGGTGTGGACGACGGCATAAGGACGATAGAGGAATCCTTGACAGTGTTGGCGTACTTCGAATCGCTCGAAGTGAAGAAGGTGAGGCTGACGCCTCATGTGATGAATGGTGTGGAACACTGGGAAGATGTGTTGCAGGCTTTCGATACGTTGTGCAAGCGCTATACCGGAGAAACCGTACTTGAACTGGGAGCTGAATATATGCTGGACTCCGGCTTCAGGGAGAGGCTGGAGAAGGGATTGCAGCCTTTGTGCGGGGATTGTGTATTGGTAGAGACGTCTTATTTTTCTCCACCAAACAATCTGGACGAGCTGTTGTACGATGTATCGCTTGCCGGATATACGCCGGTGATTGCGCATCCCGAACGTTATCTTTATATGAGGTACGGTGATTATTGCGAATTGAAGGACAAGGGCTATCTGTTGCAGCTGAACTTGCTTTCGCTCTCCGGTTATTATGGAAAACAAGTGATGAAAAATGCTGAAACATTGCTGGAAAAAGGTATGTACGACATGGTAGGGACGGATTTGCATAATCTGGAGACTTTCGGAAAATGGATAGGAAATGTGAGGCTGACGGATAAGCTGGCGAGAGAAATAATGTCTCTTCGCTGA